The Brassica napus cultivar Da-Ae chromosome C7, Da-Ae, whole genome shotgun sequence genome has a segment encoding these proteins:
- the LOC125589980 gene encoding urease accessory protein F encodes MAKPIGEDSISESVASRSSSCSQWSQWQLLDSILPTGGFAHSFGLEAAVQTRLVSSPTDLETHIIHVLDNTASLLLPFVYSSLKSPDIETWQRLDLLLDATLTNQVSSKASISQGSALFRIAASVFTEIPSLKMIRDASLGSSKELRFHHAPIFGLVCGLLGMDAETSQRAYLFVTLRDVVSAATRLNLVGPMGASVMQHRIAVVAETVLEKWKDREASEACQTSPLLDVVQGCHGYLFSRLFCS; translated from the coding sequence ATGGCAAAACCAATCGGAGAAGATTCAATTAGCGAGAGCGTTGCGTCAAGATCCTCTTCTTGTTCGCAGTGGAGCCAGTGGCAACTCCTCGATTCAATTTTACCAACCGGAGGCTTCGCTCATTCGTTCGGTCTCGAAGCAGCTGTTCAGACACGGTTAGTTTCATCTCCGACAGATCTCGAAACCCACATCATCCATGTCTTGGACAACACAGCTAGCTTGTTGCTTCCTTTTGTCTACTCTTCCCTCAAATCTCCAGACATAGAAACATGGCAAAGACTCGATCTTTTACTCGACGCTACCTTAACCAACCAAGTCTCTTCAAAGGCATCGATCTCCCAAGGATCAGCCTTGTTCCGAATCGCTGCTTCGGTTTTCACCGAGATCCCATCTCTGAAGATGATCAGAGACGCCTCTTTGGGCTCCTCCAAGGAGCTGCGTTTCCACCACGCTCCGATCTTCGGGCTTGTGTGTGGCCTTCTCGGGATGGATGCCGAGACTTCTCAGAGGGCGTACCTGTTTGTTACGCTGAGAGATGTCGTCTCGGCTGCAACCAGGTTGAATTTAGTGGGACCGATGGGTGCTTCGGTGATGCAGCATCGTATTGCAGTTGTGGCTGAAACGGTTTTAGAGAAATGGAAGGATCGTGAAGCTAGTGAAGCGTGTCAGACATCTCCTTTGCTAGATGTTGTGCAAGGTTGTCATGGTTACTTGTTTTCTAGATTGTTTTGCTCTTGA
- the LOC106425618 gene encoding WAT1-related protein At1g21890 isoform X2 — protein MESEKMWGGLMNRVKPYLAMISMQFGYAGMYIITMVSLKHGMNHYILAVYRHAIATVVIAPFALFHERKTRPKMTFRIFLQIALLGFIEPVLDQNLYYVGMTYTSATFASATANVLPAITFVLAIIFRLESVNFKKVRSIAKVIGTVITVSGALLMTLYKGPIIDFIKFGGGGGGGGDGAGGPHGGAASAALDKHWVPGTLMLLGRTFGWAGFFILQSFTLKEYPAELSLTALICLMGTLEGTAVSLVTVRDLSAWKIGFDSNLFAAAYSGVICSGVAYYVQGVVMRERGPVFVATFNPLCVVITAALGVVVLSESIHLGSVIGTIFIIVGLYTVVWGKGKDKRMTDDDSKELPVKISVKEVDANRVLAGKLEMKTKEGQETNKANQAGI, from the exons ATGGAGAGTGAGAAAATGTGGGGAGGCTTAATGAATAGAGTGAAACCATACTTAGCAATGATATCTATGCAATTTGGTTATGCCGGTATGTACATAATCACCATGGTCTCTCTTAAGCATGGCATGAACCATTACATCCTGGCCGTTTACCGCCACGCAATCGCCACGGTCGTCATCGCGCCGTTTGCTCTATTTCATGAGAg GAAAACAAGGCCGAAGATGACGTTCCGGATATTCCTTCAAATTGCGCTGCTCGGATTTATTGA GCCGGTGCTGGATCAGAATCTCTACTACGTCGGGATGACTTACACCTCAGCGACTTTCGCTTCTGCTACGGCTAATGTTCTTCCTGCCATCACCTTCGTATTGGCAATCATTTTCAg ATTAGAGAGCGTGAATTTTAAGAAGGTACGAAGCATAGCCAAAGTTATCGGAACAGTTATTACAGTCTCCGGAGCACTTCTCATGACTCTCTACAAAGGTCCAATCATTGACTTTATAAAAttcggtggtggtggaggaggaggcggTGACGGTGCAGGAGGACCTCACGGCGGTGCAGCATCAGCGGCTTTGGACAAACACTGGGTTCCGGGAACTCTAATGTTGTTGGGGAGAACTTTTGGTTGGGCCGGTTTCTTCATTCTACAA TCATTTACACTGAAGGAGTACCCAGCTGAGCTATCATTAACGGCGTTAATATGTTTGATGGGAACGTTAGAAGGAACTGCCGTCTCATTGGTAACGGTACGTGACCTGAGCGCTTGGAAAATCGGCTTCGACTCTAATCTCTTCGCAGCCGCGTACTCC GGGGTGATATGTTCGGGAGTGGCGTATTACGTGCAAGGAGTAGTGATGAGAGAAAGAGGACCTGTTTTCGTTGCGACATTTAATCCTCTATGTGTCGTTATAACTGCAGCTCTTGGTGTTGTTGTATTGTCTGAAAGTATTCATCTTGGAAg tGTGATTGGAACGATATTTATAATTGTGGGCCTATACACTGTTGTATGGGGTAAAGGCAAAGATAAGAGAATGACGGATGATGATAGCAAAGAACTTCCGGTTAAGATTTCGGTTAAAGAGGTAGACGCCAATAGAGTCTTAGCCGGAAAATTGGAGATGAAAACAAAGGAAGGCCAGGAGACTAATAAGGCTAATCAAGCTGGGATTTGA
- the LOC106425618 gene encoding WAT1-related protein At1g21890 isoform X3: MNHYILAVYRHAIATVVIAPFALFHERKTRPKMTFRIFLQIALLGFIEPVLDQNLYYVGMTYTSATFASATANVLPAITFVLAIIFRLESVNFKKVRSIAKVIGTVITVSGALLMTLYKGPIIDFIKFGGGGGGGGDGAGGPHGGAASAALDKHWVPGTLMLLGRTFGWAGFFILQSFTLKEYPAELSLTALICLMGTLEGTAVSLVTVRDLSAWKIGFDSNLFAAAYSGVICSGVAYYVQGVVMRERGPVFVATFNPLCVVITAALGVVVLSESIHLGSVIGTIFIIVGLYTVVWGKGKDKRMTDDDSKELPVKISVKEVDANRVLAGKLEMKTKEGQETNKANQAGI; encoded by the exons ATGAACCATTACATCCTGGCCGTTTACCGCCACGCAATCGCCACGGTCGTCATCGCGCCGTTTGCTCTATTTCATGAGAg GAAAACAAGGCCGAAGATGACGTTCCGGATATTCCTTCAAATTGCGCTGCTCGGATTTATTGA GCCGGTGCTGGATCAGAATCTCTACTACGTCGGGATGACTTACACCTCAGCGACTTTCGCTTCTGCTACGGCTAATGTTCTTCCTGCCATCACCTTCGTATTGGCAATCATTTTCAg ATTAGAGAGCGTGAATTTTAAGAAGGTACGAAGCATAGCCAAAGTTATCGGAACAGTTATTACAGTCTCCGGAGCACTTCTCATGACTCTCTACAAAGGTCCAATCATTGACTTTATAAAAttcggtggtggtggaggaggaggcggTGACGGTGCAGGAGGACCTCACGGCGGTGCAGCATCAGCGGCTTTGGACAAACACTGGGTTCCGGGAACTCTAATGTTGTTGGGGAGAACTTTTGGTTGGGCCGGTTTCTTCATTCTACAA TCATTTACACTGAAGGAGTACCCAGCTGAGCTATCATTAACGGCGTTAATATGTTTGATGGGAACGTTAGAAGGAACTGCCGTCTCATTGGTAACGGTACGTGACCTGAGCGCTTGGAAAATCGGCTTCGACTCTAATCTCTTCGCAGCCGCGTACTCC GGGGTGATATGTTCGGGAGTGGCGTATTACGTGCAAGGAGTAGTGATGAGAGAAAGAGGACCTGTTTTCGTTGCGACATTTAATCCTCTATGTGTCGTTATAACTGCAGCTCTTGGTGTTGTTGTATTGTCTGAAAGTATTCATCTTGGAAg tGTGATTGGAACGATATTTATAATTGTGGGCCTATACACTGTTGTATGGGGTAAAGGCAAAGATAAGAGAATGACGGATGATGATAGCAAAGAACTTCCGGTTAAGATTTCGGTTAAAGAGGTAGACGCCAATAGAGTCTTAGCCGGAAAATTGGAGATGAAAACAAAGGAAGGCCAGGAGACTAATAAGGCTAATCAAGCTGGGATTTGA